Proteins encoded in a region of the Geobacillus genomosp. 3 genome:
- a CDS encoding helix-turn-helix domain-containing protein — protein sequence MKDQSFQSKPLLTKREKEVFELLVQDKTTKEIAKELFISEKTVRNHISNAMQKLGVKGRSQAVIELLRMGELEL from the coding sequence TTGAAGGATCAATCGTTTCAATCGAAGCCGCTGTTGACAAAAAGAGAAAAAGAAGTCTTCGAATTGCTCGTCCAAGACAAAACAACGAAAGAGATCGCCAAAGAGCTGTTCATCAGCGAGAAAACCGTTCGCAACCATATTTCGAACGCGATGCAAAAGCTTGGGGTTAAGGGGCGCTCGCAAGCTGTCATCGAATTGCTTCGAATGGGCGAACTTGAACTATAA
- a CDS encoding YslB family protein → MKQPPLEKQYQTFESITLSAFSAELLRHSLLPELLGKDAAALLYWAGKQLARRYPLPDLEAITAFFERAGWGTLSAGEERKDELHIELSGPIISARLSLYDSCTFQLEAGFLAQQIEQQKRFVTEAIELPPKQTGKARILVKWDRKQTID, encoded by the coding sequence ATGAAACAGCCACCGTTAGAGAAACAGTATCAAACATTTGAATCGATTACACTTTCTGCATTCAGCGCTGAGCTGCTCCGCCATTCTCTTCTTCCCGAGCTGCTCGGCAAGGATGCCGCCGCCCTTTTATACTGGGCCGGCAAACAGCTGGCACGCCGCTATCCGCTTCCTGACCTAGAAGCCATCACCGCCTTTTTTGAGCGGGCCGGTTGGGGGACGCTGTCGGCCGGCGAAGAGCGGAAAGATGAACTGCACATCGAGTTGTCCGGCCCGATTATCTCCGCACGCCTTTCCCTATACGACAGCTGCACCTTTCAGCTCGAAGCCGGGTTTCTCGCCCAGCAAATTGAGCAGCAAAAACGGTTCGTGACTGAAGCGATCGAATTGCCGCCAAAGCAGACCGGCAAGGCGCGCATTTTAGTGAAGTGGGATCGGAAACAAACCATCGACTGA
- a CDS encoding XTP/dITP diphosphatase produces the protein MKEIVIATKNAGKVREFAALFAKRGIDVKSLLDFPDVPDVEETGSTFAENAKLKAEAVSDRLQRPVIADDSGLAVDALGGRPGVYSARYAGEDKNDARNIEKLLCELEGVPMEKRTARFHCALAVAIPGRLTAVVEATCDGYIAEEPRGEGGFGYDPVFYLPEKGKTMAELTPEEKNAISHRAKALARLNEQWDEIMGETRRAE, from the coding sequence GTGAAGGAAATCGTCATTGCCACAAAAAATGCCGGCAAAGTGCGCGAGTTTGCCGCCTTGTTTGCGAAGCGGGGCATCGACGTGAAATCGTTGCTTGATTTTCCGGACGTTCCGGATGTTGAAGAAACAGGGAGCACATTTGCCGAAAACGCCAAACTAAAGGCGGAAGCGGTGTCTGACCGCTTGCAGCGGCCGGTCATCGCCGACGATTCCGGGTTGGCGGTCGATGCGCTCGGCGGCCGGCCGGGTGTCTATTCAGCCCGCTATGCCGGCGAAGACAAAAACGACGCGCGCAACATCGAAAAACTGCTTTGTGAGTTGGAAGGTGTGCCGATGGAAAAACGCACCGCCCGCTTTCATTGCGCGTTGGCGGTCGCCATTCCCGGGCGGCTGACCGCCGTTGTCGAAGCGACGTGCGACGGCTATATCGCTGAAGAGCCGCGCGGGGAGGGCGGTTTCGGATATGATCCCGTCTTTTATCTTCCGGAGAAGGGGAAGACGATGGCTGAACTCACTCCGGAAGAGAAAAATGCCATCAGCCACCGGGCGAAGGCGTTGGCGCGGTTGAATGAGCAATGGGACGAGATCATGGGCGAAACGAGGCGGGCGGAATGA
- the sdhB gene encoding succinate dehydrogenase iron-sulfur subunit: MSENKTVRFIITRQDRPDSAPYEEEFVIPYRPNMNVISALMEIRRNPVNAKGEKTTPVVWEMNCLEEVCGACSMVINGKPRQACAALIDQLEQPIRLEPMRTFPVIRDLAIDRSRMFDALKRVKAWIPIDGTYDLGPGPRMPERKRQWAYELSKCMTCGVCLEACPNVNSKSNFIGPAPLSQVRLFNAHPTGAMHKAERLRAIMGDGGLANCGNSQNCVQSCPKGIPLTTSIAALNRDTTIQMFRDFFGSDEA, encoded by the coding sequence ATGAGCGAGAACAAAACGGTTCGATTCATCATTACGCGCCAAGATCGTCCGGATTCTGCGCCATATGAAGAGGAGTTTGTCATCCCGTACCGCCCGAATATGAACGTCATTTCAGCGCTCATGGAAATTCGCCGCAATCCGGTCAATGCCAAAGGAGAAAAAACGACACCGGTTGTTTGGGAAATGAACTGTTTGGAAGAAGTGTGCGGGGCGTGTTCGATGGTTATTAACGGCAAGCCGCGCCAAGCGTGTGCGGCCTTGATCGACCAGCTTGAACAGCCGATCCGCCTCGAGCCCATGCGCACGTTCCCGGTCATCCGCGACTTGGCGATCGACCGAAGCCGGATGTTTGACGCCTTAAAACGAGTAAAAGCGTGGATCCCGATCGACGGAACGTACGATTTAGGTCCGGGGCCGCGCATGCCGGAGCGGAAACGGCAATGGGCATACGAGTTGTCAAAATGCATGACGTGCGGCGTTTGCCTTGAGGCGTGCCCAAACGTTAACAGCAAGTCGAACTTTATCGGCCCGGCGCCGCTGTCGCAAGTCCGGCTGTTTAACGCCCATCCGACTGGGGCGATGCATAAAGCGGAACGGCTGCGGGCCATTATGGGCGACGGGGGATTGGCGAACTGTGGCAATTCGCAAAACTGCGTGCAATCATGTCCGAAAGGCATTCCGCTGACGACGTCAATCGCTGCATTAAACCGCGACACGACGATTCAAATGTTCCGCGATTTCTTCGGCAGCGACGAAGCATAA
- the rph gene encoding ribonuclease PH, translating into MRTDGRKNRELRPVHIQPHYMKHAEGSVLIEIGDTKVICTATVEEKVPPFMRGGGKGWITAEYGMLPRATEQRNAREASKGKVSGRTMEIQRLIGRSLRSVVELEQLGERTVWLDCDVIQADGGTRTASITGAYVALVLALSKLVEEGKLQSLPVRDFLAATSVGIDPEHGIILDLNYSEDTRAKVDMNVVMTGAGQFVEIQGTGEEATFSRAELDELLGAAQTGIEQLIAIQRRVLGEKAAHIGAKWETEREGKAE; encoded by the coding sequence ATGAGAACGGACGGACGAAAGAACCGCGAGCTGCGCCCTGTACATATACAACCGCATTACATGAAACATGCCGAAGGGTCGGTGCTGATTGAAATCGGCGACACGAAAGTGATTTGCACGGCGACGGTCGAAGAGAAAGTGCCGCCGTTTATGCGCGGCGGCGGGAAAGGATGGATTACGGCTGAATATGGGATGCTGCCGCGGGCGACAGAACAGCGGAATGCGAGGGAAGCGAGCAAAGGGAAAGTGTCAGGGAGGACGATGGAAATTCAGCGCCTGATCGGCCGGTCGCTCCGTTCGGTCGTTGAGCTGGAACAGTTGGGTGAGCGGACCGTCTGGCTTGACTGTGACGTCATTCAGGCGGACGGAGGGACGCGGACAGCGTCGATTACCGGCGCGTATGTAGCGCTAGTGCTGGCGCTCTCGAAGCTCGTTGAGGAAGGGAAGCTTCAGTCGCTTCCGGTTCGCGATTTTCTCGCTGCTACGTCAGTCGGCATCGATCCCGAACACGGGATCATCCTTGATTTGAATTACAGCGAGGACACGCGGGCCAAAGTTGACATGAACGTCGTCATGACCGGGGCCGGCCAGTTTGTCGAAATTCAAGGCACCGGGGAAGAGGCGACTTTTTCCCGCGCCGAGCTGGACGAGTTGCTCGGGGCGGCGCAAACCGGCATTGAACAGCTCATCGCCATTCAGCGCCGCGTATTAGGCGAGAAGGCGGCCCACATCGGGGCGAAGTGGGAAACAGAACGGGAGGGGAAGGCAGAGTGA
- a CDS encoding succinate dehydrogenase cytochrome b558 subunit encodes MAGNREFYYRRLHSLLGVIPVGIFLVQHLIVNHFATRGPEAFNRAASFMEQLPFRILLEIFIIFLPLLFHAVYGIYIAFTAKFNTGQYGYFRNWMFMLQRITGIITLIFVVWHVYETRVQAAFGAEVNYDMMANIVDNPFMLWFYIVGILSTVFHFANGLWSFFVSWGLTVSPRSQQVFTYITMIIFVALSIVGIRAILAFA; translated from the coding sequence ATGGCAGGGAATCGCGAGTTTTACTACCGCCGGCTCCATTCGCTGCTCGGGGTTATTCCCGTTGGCATTTTTTTAGTGCAGCACTTGATCGTCAACCATTTTGCGACGCGTGGGCCGGAAGCGTTTAACCGGGCGGCTTCGTTTATGGAGCAATTGCCGTTTCGCATTCTCTTGGAAATTTTTATTATTTTTCTTCCATTGTTGTTCCACGCTGTATACGGCATTTATATTGCGTTTACAGCCAAATTCAACACCGGCCAGTACGGCTATTTCCGCAACTGGATGTTTATGCTTCAGCGGATCACAGGCATTATTACGTTGATTTTTGTCGTCTGGCACGTGTATGAAACACGGGTTCAAGCCGCATTTGGCGCTGAAGTGAACTACGATATGATGGCGAATATCGTCGATAACCCGTTTATGCTTTGGTTTTATATTGTCGGAATTTTGTCAACCGTATTTCACTTCGCCAACGGCTTATGGTCGTTCTTCGTCAGCTGGGGGTTAACCGTGTCTCCTCGTTCGCAGCAAGTGTTTACGTACATTACGATGATCATTTTTGTCGCGCTTTCGATTGTCGGTATTCGCGCTATTTTAGCTTTTGCGTAG
- a CDS encoding IS110 family transposase translates to MNCTQNQKINQVTEHTLVVGIDIAKRTHYACFVDDRGRVLRKSFPIFQSKEGFQQLYEAIQEGRKAFGKSQVIVAVEPTGHYWLNLAYFLEENGIPLVMVNPAHVCRSKELDDNLPTKHDAKDALVIARLAKDGRFLVPRLLHEIEADLRVGSTLKEKLRKEQAAVKNAIIRWTDRYFPEFWTVFRDLGKTALAVLEWTPLPADMAGRTAEELLEAYRQSEGLKCPQKAKIQALIDAAKGSIGVTEGTTMARFEIAALVRQYRQFEAEIAALDAELKALVQTTMEYQWLKTVDGLGDATIIDLLAEIGSFAHYRDPRQLVKLAGLTLKENSSGQRKGQKHISKRGRKRLRSVLFRAVIPLIRHNEAFRELHEYYTTRPVNPLTGKQSIVALCRKLLNVLFAICTKKQAFDAERMRQDVLSHVPHRAA, encoded by the coding sequence ATGAATTGTACACAAAATCAGAAAATCAATCAAGTCACGGAACACACATTGGTCGTGGGCATCGATATCGCGAAACGAACCCACTACGCCTGCTTCGTGGATGACCGGGGGCGCGTGCTTCGCAAGTCGTTCCCGATCTTCCAGTCGAAAGAGGGGTTTCAACAGCTGTATGAAGCGATTCAGGAGGGGAGGAAAGCGTTCGGGAAGTCACAGGTGATCGTCGCTGTGGAGCCGACCGGGCACTACTGGTTGAACCTGGCCTACTTCCTCGAAGAAAACGGGATCCCGCTGGTCATGGTCAACCCGGCGCATGTGTGCCGGTCGAAAGAACTCGATGACAACCTGCCGACGAAACACGACGCCAAAGACGCCCTGGTCATCGCCAGGCTGGCGAAAGACGGGCGATTCCTCGTCCCCCGGCTGCTGCACGAGATCGAAGCGGATTTGCGCGTCGGGAGCACGCTCAAAGAGAAGCTCCGGAAGGAACAGGCGGCGGTGAAAAACGCGATCATCCGTTGGACGGATCGGTATTTTCCAGAGTTTTGGACCGTGTTTCGCGACCTGGGGAAAACAGCGCTGGCGGTGCTGGAGTGGACGCCGCTTCCGGCCGATATGGCGGGTCGGACCGCCGAGGAGCTTCTGGAGGCGTACCGGCAAAGCGAAGGGCTGAAATGCCCGCAGAAAGCGAAAATTCAGGCGTTGATCGACGCCGCGAAGGGCTCGATTGGGGTGACGGAAGGGACGACGATGGCCCGGTTTGAGATCGCCGCGCTCGTCCGCCAATACCGCCAGTTCGAGGCCGAAATCGCAGCGTTGGACGCCGAGTTGAAGGCATTGGTTCAAACAACGATGGAGTATCAATGGCTGAAAACGGTCGACGGGTTGGGAGATGCCACGATCATCGATCTGCTGGCGGAGATCGGCAGTTTTGCCCACTATCGGGACCCGCGTCAATTGGTGAAGTTGGCGGGCCTGACGCTCAAGGAGAACTCCTCCGGCCAGCGCAAAGGGCAAAAGCACATCTCGAAGCGGGGACGGAAACGGCTGCGATCGGTGCTGTTTCGGGCGGTGATTCCGCTGATCCGGCACAATGAGGCGTTTCGCGAGCTGCATGAGTACTATACGACCCGGCCCGTCAACCCGCTGACCGGAAAGCAGTCCATCGTCGCGTTATGCCGAAAGCTGTTGAATGTGCTGTTTGCGATTTGCACGAAGAAACAAGCGTTTGACGCGGAGCGAATGAGGCAGGACGTCTTGTCCCATGTTCCACACCGGGCGGCCTAA
- a CDS encoding MarR family winged helix-turn-helix transcriptional regulator has protein sequence MPSAMNEKTVAELEKLLRYIAANLKQRGREILTNYPITPPQFVALQWLLEEGDLTVGELSNKMYLACSTTTDLTDRMERNGLVSRIRDEHDRRVVRIHLLEKGERIIEEVIEKRRRDLARVLENFSDEEIVFLERCLRKLHQEMNKE, from the coding sequence ATGCCGTCTGCGATGAATGAAAAAACAGTTGCTGAGTTGGAAAAATTGCTTCGTTATATCGCCGCTAACTTAAAACAGCGCGGCCGCGAAATTTTAACGAATTACCCGATTACCCCCCCGCAATTTGTCGCCTTGCAATGGCTGCTTGAAGAAGGGGACTTGACGGTTGGCGAGTTATCGAACAAAATGTATTTGGCGTGCAGCACGACGACCGATTTGACTGACCGCATGGAACGGAACGGCCTTGTCAGCAGAATCCGCGACGAGCATGACCGCCGCGTCGTCCGCATCCATCTGTTGGAAAAAGGAGAACGCATCATCGAGGAGGTCATTGAAAAACGCCGGCGCGATTTGGCGAGAGTGCTAGAGAACTTTTCGGATGAGGAAATCGTCTTCTTGGAACGTTGTTTACGAAAATTGCATCAAGAAATGAACAAAGAATGA
- the ilvE gene encoding branched-chain-amino-acid transaminase, with protein sequence MGEQWIFLNGELVTKENAKISVYDHGFLYGDGVFEGIRVYSGNVFRLEEHIDRLYNSAKSILLDIPYTKDEMIGYLLETVRRNGYQDAYIRLVVSRGVGDLGLDPYKCKTPQIVIIVEPLALFPKHLYETGIEVVTVATRRNRSDVLSPKVKSLNYLNNILVKIEAHLANVSEALILNDQGYVAEGSGDNVFIVKDDVIYTPPGYVGALEGITRQAIIEIATELGYTVKEEPFTRHDVYVADEVFLTGTAAEVISVIKVDGRTIGDGTPGPHTKRLLEEFRRRVVAEGVKVYPTNANVG encoded by the coding sequence GTGGGCGAACAATGGATCTTTTTAAACGGAGAACTTGTAACGAAGGAAAACGCAAAAATATCAGTTTATGATCACGGATTTTTGTATGGGGACGGCGTGTTTGAAGGGATTCGCGTTTACAGCGGCAATGTTTTTCGTCTCGAAGAGCATATAGATCGGCTGTACAATTCAGCTAAATCTATTTTGCTGGACATTCCGTATACGAAGGACGAAATGATCGGCTACTTGCTCGAAACTGTCCGCCGCAACGGCTATCAAGATGCGTACATTCGCCTTGTCGTTTCGCGTGGGGTTGGCGATTTGGGGCTCGACCCGTATAAATGCAAAACGCCGCAAATCGTCATTATCGTTGAGCCGTTGGCACTCTTCCCGAAACATTTATATGAAACGGGCATTGAAGTGGTGACAGTAGCAACGCGCCGCAACCGCTCCGATGTGTTGAGTCCGAAAGTCAAATCGCTCAACTATTTAAACAACATTCTTGTAAAAATTGAAGCCCATCTGGCCAACGTGAGCGAAGCGCTCATTTTGAATGACCAAGGATATGTGGCCGAAGGCTCTGGAGATAACGTCTTTATCGTGAAGGATGACGTCATTTACACGCCGCCGGGGTATGTCGGGGCGCTTGAAGGCATTACGCGCCAGGCGATTATAGAAATTGCGACTGAACTCGGCTATACGGTGAAGGAGGAGCCGTTTACCCGCCATGATGTATATGTTGCGGACGAGGTGTTTTTAACCGGGACGGCAGCCGAAGTCATTTCCGTCATTAAAGTTGACGGCCGGACGATCGGCGACGGAACCCCTGGTCCGCATACGAAGCGGCTTCTGGAAGAATTCCGCCGCCGCGTTGTAGCGGAAGGCGTGAAAGTATATCCGACCAACGCCAATGTCGGTTGA
- a CDS encoding metallophosphoesterase family protein gives MKAVIVSDSHGLTDELAQIVMRHRHEVNLFIHCGDSELPAEADAIAPFAVVRGNCDWTAAFPDERIEEADGVRLFVTHGHLYGVKTSLLRLYYRAKEAGANIVCFGHSHLAGAEQIDDVLFINPGSIALPRGRKEKTYAVLEMDRGRTFIQFCDIGGRPIPGLEKTFSI, from the coding sequence ATGAAAGCGGTCATTGTGAGTGACAGCCATGGGCTTACGGATGAACTGGCGCAAATTGTCATGCGCCATCGCCATGAAGTGAACTTGTTCATTCATTGCGGCGATTCCGAACTGCCGGCTGAGGCGGATGCGATCGCCCCATTTGCGGTCGTGCGCGGCAATTGCGATTGGACAGCGGCGTTTCCCGATGAGCGGATCGAGGAGGCGGACGGCGTCCGCCTCTTTGTCACCCACGGCCACTTATACGGGGTGAAGACGTCGCTTTTACGGTTATACTATCGGGCGAAAGAAGCGGGGGCCAATATCGTTTGCTTCGGCCACTCCCACTTGGCTGGCGCCGAGCAAATCGATGATGTGTTGTTCATTAATCCCGGCAGCATCGCCCTGCCGCGCGGAAGAAAAGAAAAAACATATGCGGTGTTAGAAATGGACAGAGGGCGGACCTTCATCCAATTTTGCGATATCGGGGGGCGCCCTATTCCCGGTCTTGAAAAAACGTTTTCTATCTAA
- the sdhA gene encoding succinate dehydrogenase flavoprotein subunit, whose product MKKGKIIVVGGGLAGLMATIKIAEAGVPVELFSLVPVKRSHSVCAQGGINGAVNTKGEGDSPWEHFDDTVYGGDFLANQPPVKAMCEAAPGIIYMLDRMGVMFNRTPEGLLDFRRFGGTQHHRTAYAGATTGQQILYALDEQVRRHEVAGLVTKYEHWEFLGVVLDDEQICRGIVAQDLRSMEIKAFPADAVILATGGPGIIFGKSTNSVINTGSAASIAYQQGVYYANGEFIQIHPTAIPGDDKLRLMSESARGEGGRVWTYKDGKPWYFLEEKYPAYGNLVPRDIAAREIFHVCVDLKLGINGENMVYLDLSHKDPKELDIKLGGIIEIYEKFMGEDPRKVPMKVFPAVHYSMGGLWVDFDQMTNIQGLFAAGECDYSIHGANRLGANSLLSAIYGGMVAGPNAVRYIRGLEKSADALPSTLFDRYVKQEQEKWDNILAMDGTENAYVLHKELGEWMTANVTIVRYNDRLRKTDEKIQELMERYNNISVTDTAKWSNQGATFIRQLYNMLQLARVITLGAYHRNESRGAHYKPEFPERNDEEWLKTTMARYTPDGPAFHYEEVDVSLIKPRKRDYSKKKEEVK is encoded by the coding sequence ATGAAAAAAGGAAAAATCATCGTTGTAGGCGGCGGATTGGCCGGCTTGATGGCCACGATTAAAATCGCCGAAGCAGGAGTGCCTGTCGAGTTGTTTTCGCTCGTTCCGGTAAAGCGTTCTCACTCCGTCTGTGCCCAAGGCGGCATTAACGGAGCGGTCAATACGAAAGGGGAAGGCGACTCGCCGTGGGAACATTTTGACGATACCGTCTACGGCGGCGACTTTTTGGCCAACCAGCCTCCGGTCAAAGCGATGTGTGAGGCGGCGCCGGGGATCATTTACATGCTCGACCGGATGGGCGTCATGTTCAACCGCACGCCGGAAGGGTTGCTCGATTTCCGCCGTTTCGGGGGGACGCAGCATCACCGCACGGCTTACGCCGGGGCGACGACCGGCCAGCAAATTTTGTATGCGCTTGATGAACAAGTGCGCCGCCATGAAGTGGCCGGACTGGTGACGAAATATGAACATTGGGAATTTTTAGGCGTTGTTTTAGATGATGAGCAAATTTGCCGCGGCATCGTCGCGCAAGATTTGCGGTCTATGGAGATTAAAGCGTTTCCTGCCGATGCCGTCATTTTGGCGACCGGCGGGCCGGGGATCATTTTCGGAAAATCGACGAACTCGGTCATCAATACCGGTTCAGCGGCATCGATCGCTTATCAACAAGGCGTCTATTACGCAAACGGTGAGTTTATCCAAATCCATCCGACAGCGATCCCGGGTGATGACAAACTCCGGTTGATGAGCGAATCGGCCCGCGGGGAAGGCGGCCGTGTCTGGACGTACAAAGACGGAAAACCGTGGTACTTCCTTGAAGAAAAATATCCGGCTTACGGAAACTTAGTGCCGCGCGACATCGCCGCCCGGGAAATTTTCCATGTGTGCGTCGATTTGAAGCTCGGCATTAACGGTGAAAATATGGTGTATTTGGATCTTTCCCATAAAGATCCGAAAGAGTTGGACATCAAGCTTGGCGGCATTATTGAAATTTACGAGAAATTTATGGGTGAAGACCCTCGCAAAGTGCCGATGAAAGTGTTCCCGGCTGTCCACTACTCGATGGGCGGTTTATGGGTTGACTTCGATCAAATGACGAATATTCAAGGCCTGTTTGCCGCCGGTGAGTGCGATTATTCCATTCACGGCGCCAACCGTCTTGGGGCGAACTCGCTCTTGTCGGCGATTTACGGCGGGATGGTCGCCGGGCCGAATGCCGTCCGTTACATCCGCGGCCTCGAAAAATCGGCTGATGCGCTCCCGTCAACGTTGTTCGATCGCTACGTCAAACAGGAGCAAGAAAAATGGGACAACATTTTGGCGATGGACGGTACGGAAAATGCGTATGTGCTGCATAAAGAGCTCGGTGAATGGATGACGGCCAACGTGACGATCGTTCGCTACAACGACCGGTTGCGGAAGACAGATGAAAAAATTCAAGAGCTGATGGAACGGTATAACAACATTAGCGTCACGGATACGGCGAAATGGAGCAACCAGGGGGCAACATTTATCCGTCAGCTGTATAACATGTTGCAGCTCGCTCGTGTTATCACGCTTGGCGCTTACCATCGCAACGAGAGCCGCGGTGCGCACTACAAACCGGAGTTTCCGGAGCGCAATGACGAAGAGTGGCTGAAAACGACGATGGCCCGTTATACGCCAGACGGTCCGGCGTTCCATTACGAAGAGGTCGATGTCTCGTTGATTAAGCCGCGTAAACGCGACTACAGCAAAAAGAAAGAGGAAGTGAAGTAA
- a CDS encoding GerMN domain-containing protein — protein sequence MGKRTAHRWMAPVLASLLLLGGCGLFGNDEAVKEIDPPQETSYVKDGQALQEATGDKQGEKEEAKAAETVKRELYLIDKHGFVVPQTVELPKTQAVAKQVLEYLVEDGPVSEILPNGFRAVIPAGTTVLGTKLEKDGTLIADFSPEFKQYKPEDEKRILQAITWTLTQFDNIKRVKIRINGYDQEVMPVNKTPIQGGVSRADGINIEASGVPDITNTHPVTVYFVAQQGDHTYYVPVTRRVPNKEKDDIAAAIHELIQGPDHGSGLVGVFQPDAKLVDAPKYEDGKVTLNFNEGIYGSNKKNVISDVVLNSLVLSLTEQNGVESVAITVNGKADLVTEDGKPLTKPVTRPQNVNTGTF from the coding sequence ATGGGCAAACGGACGGCTCATAGATGGATGGCGCCGGTGCTCGCTTCGCTTTTGCTGCTTGGCGGCTGCGGTTTGTTTGGCAATGATGAGGCGGTGAAGGAGATCGACCCGCCGCAAGAAACGAGCTATGTCAAAGACGGCCAAGCGCTCCAGGAGGCAACGGGAGACAAACAGGGAGAAAAAGAGGAAGCGAAGGCTGCTGAGACGGTGAAGAGGGAATTATACTTAATTGACAAACATGGCTTCGTCGTGCCGCAAACGGTCGAGTTGCCAAAAACACAGGCGGTTGCCAAACAAGTGCTCGAATATTTGGTTGAGGACGGTCCGGTGTCAGAAATTTTGCCAAATGGCTTCCGCGCTGTTATTCCGGCAGGGACGACTGTGCTCGGGACGAAATTGGAGAAAGATGGGACGCTGATCGCCGATTTTTCGCCGGAATTTAAGCAATACAAACCGGAAGATGAAAAGCGGATTTTGCAAGCCATTACGTGGACATTGACTCAATTTGATAACATTAAACGCGTCAAAATCCGGATTAATGGCTATGACCAAGAAGTGATGCCGGTCAATAAAACACCGATTCAGGGTGGAGTCAGCCGTGCGGACGGCATCAATATCGAGGCAAGCGGCGTACCGGACATTACGAATACACACCCGGTCACCGTCTATTTTGTCGCCCAACAGGGGGATCACACATATTACGTGCCGGTGACAAGACGCGTCCCCAATAAAGAGAAGGACGATATCGCAGCGGCGATCCATGAACTCATTCAAGGGCCGGATCATGGCAGTGGACTTGTCGGCGTCTTTCAGCCGGATGCCAAACTTGTCGATGCCCCGAAATATGAAGACGGTAAAGTGACGCTCAACTTTAACGAAGGTATTTATGGCAGCAACAAGAAAAACGTCATTTCCGATGTTGTGCTAAATTCGCTTGTGTTGTCGCTCACCGAACAAAACGGGGTGGAAAGTGTGGCGATCACCGTCAACGGCAAAGCGGATCTCGTTACCGAAGACGGTAAGCCGCTCACAAAACCGGTCACTCGGCCGCAAAACGTCAATACCGGGACATTTTAG
- the racE gene encoding glutamate racemase, protein MERAIGVIDSGVGGLTVAKEIMRQLPKERIIYLGDTARCPYGPRPVEEIRQFTWQMIQYLQQYPLKMLVIACNTATAVVLDEVRAMLDIPVLGVVHPGARAALKATKSGHIGVIGTVGTVRSKAYEKALQSINSHVRVESLACPKFVPLVESGDFEGEKAVAIVAESLAPLRPRPIDVLILGCTHYPLLAPLIRAYMGKQVKLICSGDETAREVSTILHHSHLLYTGRREPEHLFFTTGSKELFEKISGKWFGKSIGKVETIRL, encoded by the coding sequence TTGGAAAGAGCAATTGGTGTCATAGACTCAGGGGTTGGCGGCTTAACCGTCGCCAAAGAAATTATGCGGCAGCTGCCGAAGGAACGGATCATTTATCTCGGCGACACCGCCCGCTGCCCATATGGACCGCGTCCAGTGGAAGAAATCCGTCAGTTTACATGGCAAATGATTCAGTACTTGCAGCAATACCCGCTGAAAATGCTCGTTATCGCCTGCAACACGGCGACCGCTGTCGTGCTTGATGAGGTGCGGGCGATGCTTGACATTCCGGTGCTTGGTGTCGTCCATCCTGGCGCTCGCGCCGCTCTGAAGGCGACGAAAAGCGGGCATATCGGTGTGATCGGCACGGTCGGAACGGTCAGAAGCAAAGCGTATGAAAAAGCGCTCCAATCGATCAACTCGCACGTTCGTGTCGAAAGTTTAGCCTGTCCGAAATTCGTCCCGCTTGTCGAAAGCGGTGATTTTGAAGGGGAGAAGGCGGTGGCGATTGTCGCCGAATCGCTTGCTCCGCTGCGTCCGCGGCCGATCGATGTGCTCATTTTAGGATGCACACATTACCCGCTGTTGGCCCCGCTCATTCGGGCGTATATGGGGAAACAGGTGAAACTCATTTGCTCCGGCGATGAAACGGCCCGCGAAGTAAGCACGATTTTGCATCATAGCCACCTCCTTTACACGGGCAGACGCGAACCGGAGCACTTGTTTTTCACGACCGGATCAAAAGAACTGTTTGAAAAGATCTCAGGAAAATGGTTTGGCAAATCGATCGGCAAAGTGGAGACGATTCGCTTATGA